The DNA window GCAGGCAAAGCCTCATTGTCTGACGACCAGCAAGGACGTACTCTCGCTATGCGAGTCGTGAGCAGCTCTCCGCTCTCATGATGCGCGCTAGGAGCCGACGGAGTGTCCCGGCAGATGGATTCCGAGAGCTCCTAGCCCTCCTGCATACTGGTTGTGGGACTGGGAGCAGAAACGCTCCCATGGTACCACGGATTGATGAGTGCTACTGTCGCTATGAGTGTGGCCAGTACGTTGATGGTGTCTGCGACGAACACAAGCCCCATCGCAATAAGAGATACACGCGACAGCTGGCTGACGATTATCAGTGATAGGGATACCAGCATGAGTTCGCTGCGGACCTCCTTGAGCCGACCGGTTCTCCACGTCACGGCAAAGGTCGCTGCGAGACCGAACATCATCACGACGAGGATTGGAATGAGGAGAGCTTGGACCGTCGTGCTATCGGGAGCCAGAAGAGCTACGAGAATCCAGTAGACCAGCAGGGCCACGAGTATCTTTACGTGGTGGCGCTTCTGTCCAGGGAGCCAGATTATGAGAAGCGCAGTCAGCATGGGGAACGCGGTGCCTGCTATCACCAAAGCCCTTACACGTAGAACCTCCAGACTATCGGGCAATATGGCTGCTGCGACCAGCGTCTGGATGAGCATGTTGATTGCCTGCATGATGAAGGTCACTCCGAACAGAAAGGGAAGGTCTGACAGCAACCTCGCTTCCTGCCTGGACCACTTGAACAGCAGGTAGCCCGACAGTATGAAGCTGATGATCACAGCGAAGAGGGTGGACATCACATAGAGCGTCGTTATCTGCATCTTCTCACCTCGGCGACCGTTTCAATGCCTTTTCTCACGGCCTCCTATTTAAGCACGTTGTGACTGACTCTCACGAACCAATGTTGCCCTCAGCTGCAACAGAGCCCGCTCCATGTCCACGACCGTACGCTTGGAGAATAGCACCAAGTAGAATGAGAACACTACTATGAAGGCCATCGCCATCATGCCCATGAGAACAGGGTCATTGAAGCTGAAGTCCGGGCCCTGAACTGAGCCTTCAGATCCGACCTTGAATCCCTCGTTAAGGAAATTGATCAGAGTGTGTGCAACGATATTACCAACGAGACTGGTTCGTAGAGAGAATCGCTCGTAGTAGACTCCGAACATGGCTCCTAGAAGGCCGGACAGCAGAATCATTGAGACCCACTCGGTCGGAGGCGCTCCATTGGCCATGGGCCAGCAAGCGTGCCAGAAGCCAAAGACTATTGCGGAGAGCAGTATGGCTCGACGGACTGCCATCTTCTGGCGCAGGGAGTTCTGCAACATGCCTCGGAAGAGGGTCTCCTCAAAGACGGCGTTGACAAAGAAGAAGAAGAATGAATACAATAGCAAGGACGGGTAGACGACGCTGAGACTGAGGGAGTATTCGGGATTCACAAACAGTCCGTACGCGACCGTGCTGCCGACGATGACCAAGAAGAAGACTGAGAAACCCACTAGTAACCCGGAGAGGACGAGAGGTCTCAGGTGTTTCTTGCTGAGACCTAGCACCGATTCAATCTCGTTCCGTCTGTAGACCCACACGACTGTCAGAATCACAGTGAGGGGACCAAGCTTGGATGGGAGAATGTTCATCCACGTGTTTCCAAGCTGCAGCACAAACACATCCACGACACGCCACATCGCTGACATGAGAAGAATTATGCAAGTCAGGGTCAGTAGACCGATGCTGCTCAACCGTCTCTTGGTTTCAGTGTGCACAGGCAAGTCATGCTCGGTAGTTGTAGTCATTCCATTCCACCTTATTGTTGCGACATATCGAGGTGCTCTCGGCACAATATAAGGTCCGAAACTGCCCGGTTTCTGAACTCGTCCACGTCTTCATGCCGACTCTTCATTGCCCGTACCGGAGCCGCAGGGCTGCACAGGGACAGTGCGAATGCACATTGCATGAGAACCTGATGGTGCATTCTCCCAGTATTCGGCAGTTCTAGCACTGAGGCACTTCGATGAGTCGTCGCAGTAACGGATCGGGCTGAGGCTTCAGACGTCCTACATGATGGAATCTTGATATGTCAGGCCAACTGCTGGAAGGAGACCTGAGCATGAGGCCGTACAAGTCCCGCACATTGACGGACGAACCAGTGTATTCTGAATCCGGCCTGACTAGCCAACTTTCTCGAAGTCTTCCTTTGCGGCGCCGCACATGGGGCAGACCCAGTCATCAGGTATGTCCTCAAACTTCGTACCTGGGGCAATACCACCATCGGGGTCACCAGTGTCCTCATCATAGATGTAGCCGCAGACCGTGCATTCCCACTTAGCCATCTGTCTTTCCTCATTGGTGATATGGTGTGGCTGAAGGCTGTTCCCTCAGCTTTTCAGTCCAGTCAGCCATCCTGTGTTAAAAGGCTTCGGATGTAGTTCATCGTACGTGGATGTTCGGGTGACGACTCTTGCTTGGTCCTTCTCGACTCTGAGGATGCGACGTTCTGCGCTTGCACCCAGGACGTGACTGTTGTGACAGAGCGTCTGATGGGGAAACGTTAATCTTGAACCACTCTATCAGGTCTTCGACCCCACTTCCGGGATGCCGCAGGGGTGACATTACGCATGGCAGAAGATGGCACATATCTGAGAGCTAAACTGACAGAGATCAACGTTGCTATTGACAGGCTTACGGACATGATGAACCGGATGGTCGAGGTTATGACCCGGCTCAGTGAGTCAACGCAGTCTCTGGACAGTCTGAGCAGGTCCGTGGCGGGAAACAACGAGAGGCTGGACGAGCTGATGAAGACGCTCAAGGGTCTGTCTGCGGGGGGTGGCCTTACTGCTGAGGGGCGCGGTGCTGCTGACAGGGGTCAGCTCTCTTCGCTCGCGGCAGTCCTTGACACACTGGACAGTCAGATAAGGGACGGCGTCATCGCGAGTGA is part of the Candidatus Thorarchaeota archaeon genome and encodes:
- a CDS encoding CPBP family intramembrane metalloprotease, yielding MTTTTEHDLPVHTETKRRLSSIGLLTLTCIILLMSAMWRVVDVFVLQLGNTWMNILPSKLGPLTVILTVVWVYRRNEIESVLGLSKKHLRPLVLSGLLVGFSVFFLVIVGSTVAYGLFVNPEYSLSLSVVYPSLLLYSFFFFFVNAVFEETLFRGMLQNSLRQKMAVRRAILLSAIVFGFWHACWPMANGAPPTEWVSMILLSGLLGAMFGVYYERFSLRTSLVGNIVAHTLINFLNEGFKVGSEGSVQGPDFSFNDPVLMGMMAMAFIVVFSFYLVLFSKRTVVDMERALLQLRATLVRESQSQRA
- a CDS encoding rubredoxin codes for the protein MAKWECTVCGYIYDEDTGDPDGGIAPGTKFEDIPDDWVCPMCGAAKEDFEKVG